A single region of the Stigmatella aurantiaca genome encodes:
- a CDS encoding type I polyketide synthase gives MSSPVEQHEHSARLARALVALEKMQAKLEASEREKREPVAIVGMACRFPGGGNDPKAFWDLLREGRDTIVEVPPDRWDLNEYYDPDPDALGKMYTRWGGFLKDVRLDELDASFYGIAPREVASMDPQQRLMLEVTWEALANAGQVPERLANSLTGVFVGVMLNDYAQLQMKQADPALLDAYMALGNDSSFMAGRISYILGAQGPSMAVNTACSSSLVSVHLACQSLRSRECNMAIAGGVSVILAPDGHIVSSRLRSQSPHGRCKTFDASADGYVRGEGCGVVVLKRLSEAIADGDPVLAVIRGGAVNHDGPSGGLTVPSGPAQEAVIRRALASAGVEPSQVSYVEAHGTATPLGDPIEIRALQRVFEEGRTQAQALTIGSVKTNVGHLEAAAGIAGLIKVVLMLQHREIPPHLHLTKPTPAVPWSQLPITIPTKLQSWAGGSGQRVAGISSFGLSGINAHLVVEEAPEQAMRRPAEPSSARPAYLLPLSARNAPALQALARSYQAFLGSEGGGAILRLEDICYTASARRSHYEHRLAVTGSTREALVEHLGAFLKGEPHPAVSSREASLRRPKVVFVFSGQGSQWTGMGRELLRTSPVFRKVIEDCDQAFRAHGNWSLLEQLGADEASSRMGDIDVLQPVLFAVSVALAAQWRSWGIEPDAVVGHSMGEVAAAYVAGVLSLEDAAKVICLRSALLRRIRGQGAMALAELSLVQARNALAGYEDRLSIAASNSPTSTVLAGDPQALQEVMAHLQRQNIFCRNVKVDVASHSPQVEPLLAELKEVLKDLRPKAASVPVYSTVTGKATDGTDWGAAYWQRNLREPVLFSPVIEQLLSQQHQVFLELSPHPILLQSVERTVRAAQQPGIALPSLRREEAEVEVMLQALGALHTAGHPIDWRAQYPEVRQSVSLPAYPWQRSRFWVDLKRVADFRPAGARAHATESALVPALQRASQSDAAQPEHADGTPSRFYDDSVERERVLKPDEVYLTFGILRQKLPGFSWIMSVYGLSEREEHTEVLVNGQRGLRSVLFRGVDWSSVRKVLDFGCGYASDLISLGKKHPHLTLHGYTISAEQAAIDAERVRARGLQDRIRVFARDSAKDEFPDRYDLIFGFEVVTHIADKVALFSNISRNLQNGGFLLLADFIANSVSAINVEETASYNVNAEEWADLLARHNLRVVESVDISQEAANFLEDPGFDGHLDTISQRFGLTELVRRNFDAMRNFGKALEKGLMSYALIIIQKDDFANRPYLKRANRAKLGALTPLTEFEDGGAWAAPSEGADLEHVAPQALREWVYEVAWPEKKHASRPEAQAPGTEAGPWLILADAHGLGDALATRLRDQGTPCTVLRAGAGASGPGQLSVKPEDPADWQRVLGKLEAEGPFRNVVHLWSLNAGGQTAPSVAMLEDTLRLGCGSLPALVQRLSRGSGQKAKLWLVTRGAQAVGKEAVSVAQAPLWGAGRVLALEHPELWGGLVDLSPDAPAHELEALWQELRMPDGEDQIAYRGAKRHVARLVRGDVSAESPATWREDGAYLITGGLGALGLQVSRWLVSKGARHLILASRSGLPDASQWSSLPEGSPLRAQAEAVQALQAMGASVQIVRCDVGEQAQVASLIEGIRKGAVPLVGIFHAAGVSTHRSWQETDSELFASVFRPKAAGAWLLHEYTRDLPLSCFVMFSSASAVWGAQGMAAYAAANHSLDALAHLRRSQGLAATSINWGRWTEGGMAGSEEAKRFFSQIGLEAMPTEAALAILGRLAGTKAAQRVVASVEWSRFKPLQEAKRQRPFLENIVTAQPVQKAPAGNARSELLLRLEEAPSSRRRVLLMEYVQKEAARVLGADPSRLEPQQGFFQMGMNSLMSIELKKLLETSLRHGLPSTIAFEYPTVEALTGFLAKEVPALAALLSAPVEASREDAALVDSDILDLLGEAGRLSESELSDLAHSFPGDGSHE, from the coding sequence ATGAGCAGCCCCGTGGAGCAACACGAGCACAGTGCTCGCCTGGCGCGCGCGTTGGTGGCGCTGGAGAAGATGCAGGCCAAGCTCGAGGCAAGCGAGCGCGAGAAGCGGGAGCCCGTGGCCATCGTCGGCATGGCGTGCCGTTTCCCGGGCGGTGGCAATGATCCGAAGGCGTTCTGGGACCTGCTGCGCGAGGGCCGGGACACCATCGTCGAGGTCCCTCCCGACCGGTGGGATCTCAATGAGTATTACGATCCGGATCCCGATGCCCTGGGGAAGATGTACACCCGGTGGGGCGGGTTCCTGAAGGACGTGCGGCTCGATGAGCTGGATGCCAGCTTCTACGGCATCGCGCCCCGCGAGGTGGCGAGCATGGACCCCCAGCAGCGCCTGATGCTGGAGGTGACCTGGGAAGCGCTCGCCAATGCAGGCCAGGTTCCCGAGCGCCTCGCGAACAGCCTGACCGGTGTGTTCGTGGGCGTCATGCTCAACGACTACGCTCAGCTCCAGATGAAGCAGGCGGATCCCGCCTTGCTGGATGCCTATATGGCGCTCGGCAATGACTCCAGCTTCATGGCGGGCCGCATCTCCTACATCCTGGGCGCCCAAGGGCCCAGCATGGCGGTCAACACGGCGTGCTCCTCCTCGCTCGTGTCGGTCCACCTGGCGTGCCAGAGCCTGCGCTCCCGCGAGTGCAACATGGCCATCGCGGGCGGCGTGAGCGTCATCCTGGCGCCGGATGGGCACATCGTCTCGTCCCGGCTCCGCTCGCAGTCGCCTCACGGGCGCTGCAAGACCTTCGACGCCTCCGCGGATGGCTATGTCCGGGGAGAGGGCTGTGGCGTCGTGGTGCTCAAGCGGCTCTCGGAGGCCATCGCCGACGGCGATCCCGTGCTCGCGGTGATTCGCGGGGGCGCGGTGAACCACGATGGTCCCAGCGGCGGCTTGACCGTTCCCAGCGGGCCTGCCCAGGAGGCGGTGATCCGCCGGGCGCTCGCCAGCGCGGGCGTGGAGCCCTCCCAGGTGAGCTACGTCGAGGCCCACGGGACGGCCACCCCCCTGGGTGACCCCATCGAGATCCGGGCCCTGCAGCGCGTCTTCGAGGAAGGGCGGACCCAGGCCCAAGCGCTCACCATTGGGTCCGTCAAGACCAACGTCGGTCACCTGGAGGCCGCGGCGGGGATCGCCGGGCTGATCAAGGTGGTGCTGATGCTTCAGCACCGCGAGATTCCGCCCCATCTCCACCTGACGAAGCCCACCCCGGCCGTTCCCTGGAGCCAGCTCCCCATCACCATCCCCACGAAGTTGCAGTCCTGGGCCGGTGGCTCCGGGCAGCGGGTGGCGGGCATCAGCTCCTTCGGCCTGAGCGGCATCAACGCCCACCTTGTGGTCGAGGAAGCACCCGAGCAGGCCATGCGTCGCCCGGCGGAGCCGTCCTCGGCGCGTCCGGCCTATCTCCTGCCACTGTCGGCGCGCAATGCTCCGGCGCTGCAGGCCCTTGCCCGCTCCTACCAGGCGTTCCTGGGCAGTGAGGGGGGAGGGGCGATCCTCCGGCTCGAGGACATCTGCTACACGGCCAGTGCCCGGCGCAGCCATTACGAGCACCGGCTGGCCGTGACCGGCAGCACGCGCGAGGCGCTCGTGGAGCACCTGGGCGCGTTCCTCAAGGGCGAGCCGCATCCTGCGGTCTCGTCCCGCGAGGCGTCCCTGCGCCGGCCGAAGGTGGTGTTCGTGTTCTCCGGTCAGGGCTCCCAGTGGACCGGGATGGGCCGGGAGCTGCTCCGGACCTCGCCGGTGTTCCGCAAGGTCATCGAGGATTGCGACCAGGCCTTCCGGGCCCATGGGAACTGGTCCCTCCTGGAGCAACTGGGTGCGGACGAGGCCTCATCCCGGATGGGGGACATCGACGTCCTGCAGCCGGTGCTGTTCGCTGTCTCGGTGGCGCTTGCCGCGCAGTGGCGCTCCTGGGGCATCGAGCCGGATGCCGTGGTGGGACACAGCATGGGCGAGGTGGCCGCCGCCTATGTCGCGGGCGTGCTCAGCCTGGAGGATGCTGCGAAGGTCATCTGTCTGCGCAGCGCGCTGCTCCGGCGGATCCGCGGCCAGGGCGCGATGGCGCTCGCGGAGCTCTCCCTGGTCCAGGCGCGGAACGCACTGGCGGGCTACGAGGACCGGCTCTCCATCGCGGCCAGCAACAGCCCGACGTCCACGGTGCTGGCGGGTGACCCTCAGGCCCTGCAAGAGGTGATGGCCCACCTGCAGCGGCAGAACATCTTCTGCCGCAACGTCAAGGTGGACGTCGCCTCGCACTCTCCCCAGGTGGAGCCGCTGCTCGCCGAGCTCAAAGAGGTGCTGAAGGACCTGCGTCCCAAGGCGGCGAGCGTGCCCGTGTACTCCACGGTCACGGGCAAGGCGACGGATGGCACGGACTGGGGCGCCGCCTACTGGCAGCGCAACCTCCGCGAGCCGGTTCTGTTCTCGCCCGTCATCGAGCAGCTCCTCTCCCAGCAGCACCAGGTCTTCCTGGAGCTGAGCCCCCATCCCATCCTGCTGCAGTCCGTCGAGCGGACCGTGCGTGCCGCCCAGCAGCCGGGCATCGCGCTGCCGTCCCTGCGGCGTGAGGAGGCGGAGGTGGAGGTCATGTTGCAGGCGCTCGGCGCCCTGCACACGGCGGGGCACCCGATCGACTGGCGGGCGCAGTATCCCGAGGTCCGTCAGAGCGTCTCCCTGCCGGCCTACCCCTGGCAGCGCTCCCGGTTCTGGGTGGACTTGAAGCGGGTTGCGGACTTCCGTCCCGCCGGGGCCCGGGCGCATGCCACGGAAAGTGCCCTGGTGCCCGCGCTCCAGCGCGCCTCGCAGTCCGATGCGGCGCAGCCCGAGCATGCCGATGGGACGCCCTCGCGCTTCTACGATGACTCCGTGGAGCGCGAGCGGGTGCTCAAGCCGGACGAGGTCTACCTGACCTTCGGCATCCTGCGGCAGAAGCTCCCCGGCTTCTCCTGGATCATGAGCGTGTACGGCCTCTCGGAGCGCGAGGAGCACACCGAGGTGCTGGTCAACGGCCAGCGAGGGTTGCGCTCGGTGCTGTTCCGGGGCGTCGACTGGTCCTCGGTGCGCAAGGTGCTCGACTTCGGCTGCGGGTATGCCTCGGACCTGATCTCGCTGGGCAAGAAGCACCCGCACCTCACCCTGCACGGCTACACCATCTCGGCCGAGCAGGCCGCCATCGACGCGGAGCGGGTCCGTGCGCGGGGGCTCCAGGACCGCATCCGCGTCTTCGCGCGGGACAGCGCCAAGGATGAGTTCCCGGACCGCTACGATCTGATCTTCGGGTTCGAGGTCGTCACCCACATCGCCGACAAGGTGGCGCTCTTCTCGAACATCTCCCGGAACCTGCAGAACGGTGGGTTCCTGCTCCTCGCGGACTTCATCGCCAACAGCGTGTCGGCGATCAACGTCGAGGAGACCGCCTCCTACAACGTCAACGCCGAGGAGTGGGCGGACCTGCTGGCCCGGCACAACCTGCGGGTGGTGGAGAGCGTCGACATCAGCCAGGAGGCCGCGAACTTCCTGGAGGACCCCGGGTTCGACGGCCACCTCGACACCATCTCCCAGCGCTTCGGGCTGACCGAGCTGGTGCGGCGCAACTTCGACGCCATGCGCAACTTCGGCAAGGCGCTCGAGAAGGGGCTGATGAGCTACGCCCTGATCATCATCCAGAAGGATGACTTCGCCAACAGGCCGTACCTCAAGCGCGCCAACCGGGCGAAGCTGGGCGCCCTGACGCCGCTCACGGAGTTCGAGGATGGGGGCGCCTGGGCAGCTCCCTCGGAAGGCGCGGATCTCGAGCATGTGGCGCCGCAGGCGCTGCGCGAGTGGGTGTACGAGGTGGCCTGGCCGGAGAAGAAGCATGCCTCCCGGCCTGAGGCACAGGCCCCGGGCACGGAGGCGGGCCCGTGGTTGATCCTGGCCGACGCTCACGGCTTGGGCGATGCGCTGGCCACACGGCTGCGGGACCAGGGCACGCCGTGCACGGTGCTCCGCGCGGGAGCGGGGGCTTCAGGCCCCGGCCAGCTCAGCGTCAAGCCGGAGGATCCCGCGGATTGGCAGCGGGTGCTTGGCAAGCTCGAGGCCGAGGGCCCCTTCCGGAACGTGGTGCACCTGTGGAGCCTGAACGCTGGAGGCCAGACGGCTCCCAGTGTGGCCATGCTGGAGGACACGCTGCGGCTGGGCTGTGGCAGCCTGCCCGCGCTGGTGCAGCGGCTCAGCCGGGGCTCAGGCCAGAAGGCCAAGCTGTGGCTGGTGACCCGGGGCGCTCAGGCCGTGGGGAAGGAGGCGGTCTCCGTGGCGCAAGCGCCCCTGTGGGGCGCGGGGCGCGTGCTCGCCCTGGAGCACCCCGAGCTGTGGGGGGGACTGGTGGATCTCTCGCCGGACGCTCCCGCCCATGAGCTCGAAGCGCTCTGGCAGGAGCTGCGGATGCCGGACGGGGAGGACCAGATCGCCTACCGCGGGGCCAAGCGGCACGTGGCCCGGCTGGTGCGCGGCGATGTGTCCGCCGAGAGTCCCGCCACGTGGCGAGAGGACGGGGCCTACCTCATCACCGGAGGCCTGGGCGCGCTGGGGCTTCAGGTCTCCCGGTGGTTGGTGTCCAAGGGCGCCCGCCACCTGATCCTGGCCAGCCGCAGTGGGCTTCCCGATGCAAGCCAGTGGAGCAGCTTGCCCGAGGGCAGCCCCCTCCGCGCGCAGGCCGAGGCGGTGCAGGCGCTTCAGGCGATGGGCGCCTCGGTGCAGATCGTCCGCTGCGATGTCGGCGAGCAGGCCCAGGTGGCCTCGCTGATCGAGGGGATTCGCAAGGGGGCCGTGCCCCTGGTGGGCATCTTCCATGCGGCGGGTGTCTCGACGCACCGGAGCTGGCAGGAGACGGATTCAGAGCTGTTCGCGTCGGTGTTCCGTCCCAAGGCCGCCGGGGCCTGGCTGTTGCACGAGTACACCCGGGACCTGCCGCTCTCGTGCTTCGTCATGTTCTCCTCGGCCTCGGCCGTGTGGGGCGCGCAGGGAATGGCCGCCTATGCCGCGGCGAACCACTCCCTCGACGCGCTGGCCCACCTGCGCCGGTCGCAGGGGCTTGCCGCGACGAGCATCAACTGGGGCCGGTGGACCGAAGGCGGAATGGCAGGCTCCGAGGAGGCCAAGCGGTTCTTCTCGCAGATCGGTCTGGAGGCCATGCCCACCGAAGCGGCGCTCGCCATCCTGGGGCGCCTCGCCGGGACCAAGGCCGCCCAGCGGGTGGTGGCCTCCGTGGAGTGGAGCCGCTTCAAGCCCCTGCAGGAGGCCAAGCGGCAGCGGCCCTTCCTGGAGAACATCGTCACGGCGCAGCCCGTGCAGAAGGCGCCCGCCGGGAACGCCCGCTCTGAGCTGTTGCTCCGCCTGGAGGAGGCGCCTTCCAGCCGGCGGCGCGTGCTCCTGATGGAGTATGTGCAGAAAGAGGCCGCGCGCGTCCTGGGCGCGGATCCCTCCCGGCTGGAGCCGCAACAAGGCTTCTTCCAGATGGGCATGAACTCCCTCATGTCCATCGAGCTGAAGAAGCTCCTGGAGACGAGCCTGCGGCACGGGCTCCCCTCCACGATTGCCTTCGAGTACCCCACCGTCGAGGCGTTGACGGGCTTCCTGGCCAAGGAGGTGCCCGCGCTCGCGGCGCTCCTCTCTGCGCCCGTGGAAGCATCCCGTGAGGACGCAGCCCTGGTGGACAGCGACATTCTTGATCTGTTGGGTGAAGCGGGACGGCTCTCTGAATCCGAGCTTAGCGACCTCGCCCACTCTTTCCCTGGAGACGGTTCACATGAGTGA